The following is a genomic window from Clostridia bacterium.
CTCATCGACGATGAGGTTGCGATGCTGGAAAGTGGTGCCGTTGATGGCGGCGACGGCCTCGGCAGCCTTCGCTTCAGGTACATCCACAAAGCCGAAGCCCTTGCCGGGAATGATGCGGACCTCACCCGGACTATAGACCAAAAACAGCTGCCGCACATCCTCCTCGGTGCATTGATAAGACAGGTTCGAACCACTCCACCCGCCACAGGGCCGTGCGGTGGACAAGGATGTTGACCTCTTGTCGCAGATAGGGTAGGTGGTGCTGGAATTCCTTTTTAGCCTTGGCGGTTAAAGTCTGCACCGGCAGACTAATCACCTCTTCTGCATTTCAATATACTTGCGGATGGTACCGGAGGAAACATTACCGGCGGTAGAGACAAAATAGCTTCGCCTCCACATAGATGGCGTGCGGGCAATGTGGCCAAATTCCTGGCGAGTTCCTTCCCTTTTATAATCAAGCTTGCGATCTCATAAAAGGTGGCGCAAGGCATTCTATGCTTAACTTACGGCCAAAAGATAATACTGGTGAAAAGGCACCGAGCTCTGGACTGGATTACGGCCATTGAAGTTTCTAAACAGGCCGGCCTCAGTCCGGAATTCTAAATACCCGGCCCAGGTCAAGTTCCCACTCGGGGAAGAGGGTGGTGCGCACCATTTCAGCTCCCTGGTAGCGGCCCACCAGGTGGAAGGCGTCGCCTTCTCGCCGGTATTCTTCCAGGGTTTTGGCCGACGGGTCCAGGATCCAGTAGTAATCTACCCCGTAGCGCGCATAGATTTGCGCCTTCGTTAGCTTATCCCTTTCGCGGGTAGCGGGGGAAAGGATTTCCACCACCAGGTCCGGCGCACCCTGAACGTTGTCGCGGGTAATAATGTGACGGCGGGCCCGGGAGACGAAGATTAAGTCCGGCTGGGTCACGCTGATGTCGCTCAAGATCACGTCGTAGGGCGCATAAAAGATTTCTCCCAGGTTGTTTTCTTCTACGTATTGCATGAGCAAAAATCCTAGGTTGCGAGAAACCCGCTGGTGCCGGGTAGTCGGCGAAGGCGTCACATATAGTACCCCCTCCAGGATTTCGTAGCGGTTGTTGTCGTCGGGCAGGGTAAGATAATCGTCGTAGGTAAGGATAATCTGTCCTGCCGGTGGTTCTGGCCTGCTCATTGGTGCCACCTCCTGCTCGCATCATAACCCGCAGATAGCCTCTTGTCAATTTCTTGGAGGTCCGGGCTTTCCCCATACCGCCGCCCTTGACTCCTACATAAGTACGATTGTGAGAGCCGCCCGAACCGTAGGTCTCCAGATACCAGCGGGCAAACTTCTCGAGGTCCCGCAGGTAGTAATCGACGGTGGCCGGGCTCAAAGTAGTAAACTGCGCCAAGTTTTTCTATGGCTTACCCAAATCCGATAGGGTCATATTTCAACCTACATTTCGCACCCTTGGGAAAGCTTTCCAAGATTTTCGCGGTAGCGAATAACAACAATTTCACTATCCGCCAGTAAAGGCAGGGGAGAGATAAATCTCCTGACCGAAGCCCGCTAGTTTTAGCGCCCTGATCACC
Proteins encoded in this region:
- a CDS encoding RNA-binding protein, producing MSTARPCGGWSGSNLSYQCTEEDVRQLFLVYSPGEVRIIPGKGFGFVDVPEAKAAEAVAAINGTTFQHRNLIVDEARPRGERSGGGNRGARHRGGGYRDGDRSGGYGNDRGGGRGRRF
- a CDS encoding Uma2 family endonuclease; this translates as MSRPEPPAGQIILTYDDYLTLPDDNNRYEILEGVLYVTPSPTTRHQRVSRNLGFLLMQYVEENNLGEIFYAPYDVILSDISVTQPDLIFVSRARRHIITRDNVQGAPDLVVEILSPATRERDKLTKAQIYARYGVDYYWILDPSAKTLEEYRREGDAFHLVGRYQGAEMVRTTLFPEWELDLGRVFRIPD